CCGTGCCGCAGGCTGGTCTTGAAGTAGAAGGCGAGATCGGGAAAATCGACCGTCGCCCGCACCGCCCAAACGGCGAAGACGAAGGGCAGGCCGGTCAACGCCATCCACTCGGCGGCGAGGTCGAGCACCAGGTAGCGGTCGCGGTCGATCTTGAGTGCCGGATCGCCGATCACCAGGGCGGCGTCCGCTTGGCGCATCATGGTCTCGATCTCCGGCGCCTGGGAGACGAACTCCGGATCGCGCTCGAACCGTTCGCGCAGCAGGATGCGAAGCAGCGCGGCGGAGGTTCGGCTGTTGTGGTCGAGGGCGACGGTGCGCACCGCTTCGATCGGGCGACGCGAGACCAGCAGAACGCTCCGCACTTCCTGCTCGGCGGCCACGCAGAGGTCCGGAATGATCTCCAGACCGGCAATGCGCGGCACCTCGATCGACGGGATCAAGCCAACGTCGAGACTGCCTTGCGCCAGCAGTCGCGCGACCAGCGCCGGCGGATGGAAGGTCGGCGTGAACAGGT
The Acidobacteriota bacterium genome window above contains:
- a CDS encoding menaquinone biosynthesis protein, yielding MPKLRVGIVNYLNSKPLAWGFLKGHHANLFTPTFHPPALVARLLAQGSLDVGLIPSIEVPRIAGLEIIPDLCVAAEQEVRSVLLVSRRPIEAVRTVALDHNSRTSAALLRILLRERFERDPEFVSQAPEIETMMRQADAALVIGDPALKIDRDRYLVLDLAAEWMALTGLPFVFAVWAVRATVDFPDLAFYFKTSLRHGLGSLDTLVREAAAELALETAEVRSYLTENLSFFLREEQRKGLEEFYRRAHRNGLLEAEPALTFRT